One genomic window of Methanosarcina acetivorans C2A includes the following:
- a CDS encoding MM0924 family protein encodes MQSFIVEHLLGEVVDVYCGDPDIFNGKVEACADNVLTLEKNGKNTHITIDKIIAIWRVSDIPQIFPGE; translated from the coding sequence ATGCAGTCTTTTATAGTGGAGCATCTTCTCGGCGAAGTTGTGGATGTCTACTGTGGAGATCCCGACATTTTTAATGGAAAGGTGGAAGCCTGCGCAGACAATGTGCTCACTCTTGAAAAGAACGGAAAAAACACGCACATAACAATAGACAAGATCATAGCTATCTGGCGTGTATCTGACATTCCGCAGATATTCCCTGGAGAATAA
- the speB gene encoding agmatinase yields the protein MFLPNSFIDALADYESARYVIFGVPFDNTSSYRAGSRWAPDAMRQVSANFESYNPTFDIDLVDLPIYDAGNLETSASVDETLRDLYEDVKGLLNDGKLPIMLGGEHSLTYSTVKACAEFAGDDFGVLILDAHFDLRQEYRGFKHNHACVSRNILEQVTKNLVSIGIRSGPEEEWVFARENNLKYYTADDVESTGMVEVLKEAIEWLNCSQLYLSLDMDAIDPAYAPGLGTPEPFGLSARDVRTAIRTLAPFSMAFDIVEIAPEYDSGQTAMLGAKLMREFIASHAKSCTKI from the coding sequence ATGTTTTTACCCAATTCCTTTATAGATGCTCTCGCAGACTATGAATCTGCACGCTATGTTATTTTCGGCGTACCTTTTGACAATACTTCCTCGTATCGTGCAGGTAGCCGCTGGGCTCCGGATGCGATGAGGCAGGTTTCCGCAAATTTTGAGAGTTATAACCCGACTTTCGACATTGACCTTGTGGACCTTCCGATTTATGATGCCGGAAACCTGGAAACCTCAGCTTCGGTTGACGAGACCTTAAGGGATCTTTATGAAGATGTAAAGGGCCTGCTGAACGACGGGAAGCTTCCCATCATGCTTGGAGGCGAACATTCCCTTACCTATTCTACGGTAAAGGCATGTGCCGAGTTTGCAGGAGATGATTTCGGAGTCCTTATCCTTGATGCCCACTTCGACCTCAGGCAGGAGTACAGGGGATTCAAACATAACCATGCCTGTGTGTCCAGGAACATTCTCGAGCAGGTCACGAAGAACCTCGTTTCCATAGGCATAAGGAGCGGCCCGGAAGAAGAATGGGTTTTTGCCAGGGAAAATAACCTGAAATACTACACGGCAGATGATGTTGAGTCAACAGGCATGGTCGAAGTCCTCAAAGAAGCAATTGAATGGCTGAACTGCAGCCAGCTCTACCTTTCCCTTGATATGGATGCAATAGACCCTGCTTATGCCCCGGGGCTCGGCACACCTGAACCGTTTGGTCTCAGTGCCCGGGACGTCAGGACTGCAATAAGGACACTTGCTCCTTTTTCAATGGCTTTTGACATTGTTGAAATTGCCCCCGAATACGATTCGGGACAGACAGCCATGCTCGGAGCAAAACTTATGAGGGAGTTCATTGCCTCCCATGCAAAAAGCTGCACTAAAATATAA
- a CDS encoding translation initiation factor IF-5A, whose translation MKQQVEVKDLKEGKYVIIDDEACVIKSISKSKPGKHGAAKARVEAIGLFDNQKRSYIGSVANKIYVPIVERKSAQVISITGDIAQLMDMGDFSTFEIVIPDEYKDKVKEGEEVSYITALGKIKLDIRT comes from the coding sequence ATGAAACAGCAGGTAGAAGTAAAGGATCTTAAAGAAGGGAAATACGTAATTATTGACGACGAAGCATGTGTTATAAAGAGCATTTCCAAGTCCAAGCCCGGGAAGCACGGCGCTGCAAAAGCAAGGGTTGAAGCTATCGGACTCTTTGACAACCAGAAGCGCTCCTACATCGGTTCCGTTGCAAACAAAATCTATGTCCCGATTGTGGAAAGAAAGAGTGCGCAGGTAATCTCAATTACCGGGGACATCGCCCAGCTTATGGATATGGGAGACTTCTCAACCTTTGAGATTGTAATCCCCGATGAATACAAAGACAAGGTAAAAGAGGGCGAAGAAGTTTCATATATCACAGCCCTCGGAAAGATCAAACTCGACATAAGGACATAA